In one window of Terriglobia bacterium DNA:
- the rpmE gene encoding 50S ribosomal protein L31, which produces MKAAIHPTYDEVRVLCACGHSFTTRSTHKGDIHVEICSNCHPFFTGKQKMLDTAGRIERFRRKYAKSDAKK; this is translated from the coding sequence ATGAAGGCTGCTATTCACCCAACTTACGACGAAGTACGCGTCCTGTGCGCGTGCGGACACTCTTTCACCACTCGTTCCACCCATAAGGGCGACATCCACGTGGAAATCTGCTCCAACTGCCACCCGTTCTTTACCGGCAAACAGAAAATGCTGGATACTGCGGGCCGCATCGAGCGCTTCCGCCGCAAATACGCCAAGAGCGACGCGAAGAAGTAA